A section of the Chelmon rostratus isolate fCheRos1 chromosome 16, fCheRos1.pri, whole genome shotgun sequence genome encodes:
- the LOC121619476 gene encoding glyceraldehyde-3-phosphate dehydrogenase-like: MVKIGINGFGRIGRLVTRAAASGGKVEVVAINDPFIDLDYMVYMFKYDSTHGVWKHGEVKAEGGKLVIGSMHIMVFHERDPANIKWSDAGVDYVVESTGVFTTIEKASAHLKGGAKRVVISAPSADAPMFVMGVNHEKYDNSMKVVSNASCTTNCLAPLAKVINDNFGIVEGLMSTVHAITATQKTVDGPSGKLWRDGRGASQNIIPASTGAAKAVGKVVPELNGKLTGMAFRVPTPNVSVVDLTVRLEKPAKYDDIKKVVKAAAEGPMKGILGYTEDQVVSTDFNSDPHSSIFDAGAGIALNDNFVKLVSWYDNEFGYSNRVCDLVQHMFTKE; the protein is encoded by the exons ATGGTGAAGATTGGAATCAACGG ATTCGGACGTATCGGCCGTCTCGTGACTCGTGCCGCCGCCTCAGGAGGCAAGGTCGAGGTGGTGGCCATCAACGACCCCTTCATCGATCTGGACTACATG GTCTACATGTTCAAGTACGACTCCACCCACGGCGTGTGGAAGCACGGAGAGGTTAAGGCCGAGGGCGGAAAGCTGGTCATCGGCAGCATGCACATCATGGTCTTCCACGA GAGGGACCCCGCCAACATCAAGTGGAGCGATGCTGGCGTCGACTACGTCGTGGAGTCCACCGGTGTGTTCACCACCATCGAGAAAGCCTCT GCTCACCTGAAGGGCGGAGCTAAGAGGGTGGTGATCTCTGCTCCCAGCGCCGACGCTCCCATGTTCGTCATGGGCGTCAACCACGAGAAATACGACAACTCCATGAAGGTCGTCAG CAACGCTTCCTGCACGACCAACTGCCTGGCTCCCCTCGCCAAGGTCATCAACGATAACTTTGGCATCGTTGAGGGTCTCATG AGCACAGTCCACGCCATCACCGCCACACAGAAGACCGTTGATGGTCCCTCTGGTAAGCTGTGGAGGGACGGACGTGGTGCCTCCCAGAACATCATCCCCGCCTCCACCGGCGCTGCCAAGGCCGTGGGCAAGGTCGTCCCCGAGCTGAACGG CAAACTGACCGGCATGGCTTTCCGGGTCCCCACCCCCAACGTCTCTGTCGTCGATCTGACTGTCCGTCTGGAGAAACCC GCCAAATACGACGACATCAAGAAGGTTGTCAAGGCCGCTGCTGAGGGACCCATGAAGGGAATTCTGGGATACACAGAGGACCAG GTTGTGTCCACAGACTTCAACAGCGACCCTCACTCCTCCATCTTTGATGCCGGCGCCGGCATCGCTCTCAACGACAACTTTGTCAAGCTGGTTTCATG GTACGACAACGAGTTCGGCTACAGCAACCGTGTGTGCGACCTGGTCCAGCACATGTTCACCAAGGAGTGA